A part of Gemmatimonas groenlandica genomic DNA contains:
- a CDS encoding carbohydrate binding family 9 domain-containing protein: MRSFPRWTCFALVVAIAPLGAQNTESQRPDAPRPPRILFERGLTLDGVLNESAWSQTDSLTAFTQRDPRQGEAVSERTVVRFVGSPEGLWVGIWAFDRDPSGIRRTQLRRDADLGADDNVSVMLSPTADKRTAFLFTINPNGALNDAEVLSFEGESREWDGIWDGRARVTADGWQAEMMIPWQTLRYRPIDADAAADAWDINVRRYIRRKNESALWSAWKRTEGIRFLERAGALTGFKEAVKVLEDGLPRRAFAEVRPYVFSSGALTERSVGDDGALRATRDPGFRGTAGLDAKLAPTPTLTLDLTANADFAQAEVDRQVVNLTRFSIFFPEQRTFFTEGAGIFQFGRQGQTQLFYSRRIGLGSNGVPIPLQGGARLTGRLGRQQVGFLTTHTGGDNPSTAAVARIKRDILGRGYVGAMATLNTPRDGAASGSGGLDVTLPYVIRDQNLVLLANAAVDGGKAEGDPYYVRAMVDFPNDIADIALRVDRVGQGFNPDLGFVQQRGITRTSWQTEFTPRPSALGAIGRPFAAMHVRQFKFNLLGGDLVRTMGQTTGLSGLSNGRLSTSPFGLEFDSGDEISVEFTRSYDAPQDDFDLFDDAVIEAGRYTWNRAELDVQSSSARTIGVDFTVSRGGFYAGRSSELELSVRGRFAPHVNVSVDYNRTAASLTLVDSTVRFVAQTARLRLDVATSPRLNSTLFAQWDNESHRGALNARVRWTSSPGSDLYLVWTSQWPTDLPNGVPWRTPTRGTFVAKYVKYFRV; the protein is encoded by the coding sequence ATGCGCTCTTTCCCCCGCTGGACGTGCTTCGCACTCGTCGTCGCCATTGCGCCACTAGGCGCGCAGAACACCGAATCCCAGCGCCCCGATGCGCCGCGCCCTCCACGCATTCTCTTCGAGCGCGGGCTCACGCTCGACGGCGTGTTGAACGAATCGGCGTGGTCGCAGACGGATAGTCTGACCGCCTTCACCCAGCGCGATCCGCGCCAAGGCGAGGCCGTCAGCGAGCGCACGGTGGTCCGCTTCGTCGGATCCCCGGAAGGACTCTGGGTCGGCATCTGGGCCTTCGATCGCGACCCCTCTGGCATCAGGCGCACACAGCTGCGACGCGACGCCGACCTTGGCGCCGACGACAACGTGTCGGTGATGCTATCGCCGACCGCCGACAAGCGCACCGCCTTTCTGTTTACGATCAACCCCAACGGCGCCCTGAACGACGCCGAAGTGTTGAGCTTTGAAGGAGAGTCACGCGAGTGGGACGGCATCTGGGATGGACGCGCGCGCGTCACCGCCGACGGATGGCAGGCCGAGATGATGATTCCGTGGCAAACGCTCCGCTATCGTCCGATCGACGCCGACGCGGCCGCCGATGCCTGGGACATCAACGTGCGGCGCTACATTCGCCGCAAGAATGAATCAGCGCTCTGGTCGGCGTGGAAGCGCACCGAGGGCATCCGCTTTCTCGAACGGGCGGGAGCACTCACTGGCTTCAAAGAGGCCGTCAAAGTGCTTGAAGACGGTCTCCCACGTCGCGCGTTCGCGGAAGTGCGCCCGTATGTGTTCTCGAGCGGCGCGCTCACGGAGCGCAGCGTCGGTGACGATGGCGCGCTCCGGGCCACGCGCGATCCCGGCTTCCGCGGGACGGCCGGTCTTGATGCCAAACTGGCGCCCACACCCACGCTGACACTCGATCTCACCGCGAACGCCGATTTCGCACAGGCCGAAGTCGATCGACAGGTGGTGAACCTCACGCGCTTCTCGATCTTCTTTCCGGAGCAGCGCACCTTCTTCACCGAGGGCGCCGGCATCTTCCAGTTCGGCCGTCAGGGACAAACGCAGCTGTTCTACAGTCGTCGCATCGGCTTGGGAAGCAACGGTGTGCCGATCCCGTTGCAGGGCGGCGCCCGTCTCACCGGTCGACTGGGGCGCCAACAGGTCGGCTTCCTTACCACGCACACGGGCGGCGACAATCCCTCCACCGCCGCGGTCGCGCGAATCAAGCGCGACATCCTCGGCCGGGGCTACGTGGGCGCCATGGCCACGCTGAACACTCCGCGCGACGGCGCCGCGAGCGGCTCGGGCGGACTCGATGTCACGCTCCCCTACGTTATTCGCGATCAGAACCTCGTGCTTCTCGCGAATGCGGCGGTCGACGGTGGCAAGGCCGAGGGCGATCCGTACTATGTGCGCGCGATGGTCGACTTCCCCAACGATATTGCCGATATCGCCCTGCGCGTTGACCGTGTGGGTCAGGGCTTCAATCCGGACCTGGGCTTCGTGCAGCAGCGGGGCATCACGCGCACGAGTTGGCAAACGGAGTTCACCCCACGCCCATCGGCGTTGGGCGCGATCGGACGTCCCTTCGCGGCGATGCATGTGCGGCAGTTCAAGTTCAACCTGCTGGGCGGCGACTTGGTGCGCACGATGGGGCAGACTACCGGTCTCTCGGGCCTCTCGAATGGCCGGCTCAGCACATCGCCATTCGGACTGGAGTTCGACAGCGGTGATGAAATCTCGGTGGAGTTCACGCGGTCCTACGACGCGCCCCAGGACGACTTCGACCTGTTCGACGACGCCGTTATCGAAGCCGGTCGCTACACCTGGAACCGCGCCGAGTTGGATGTGCAGTCGTCGAGTGCCAGAACGATTGGCGTCGACTTCACGGTGTCGCGCGGCGGCTTCTATGCAGGGCGCTCGTCGGAACTGGAGCTGAGCGTGCGAGGGCGGTTCGCGCCACACGTGAACGTGAGCGTCGATTACAACCGCACGGCGGCATCGCTGACGCTGGTGGACAGCACGGTGCGCTTCGTCGCCCAGACGGCGCGACTCCGTCTCGATGTGGCCACGAGCCCGCGTCTGAACTCGACGTTGTTTGCGCAATGGGACAACGAGTCACATCGCGGAGCGCTCAACGCCCGCGTGCGTTGGACCTCGTCCCCCGGCTCCGATCTGTATCTGGTGTGGACCAGCCAATGGCCGACAGACCTACCGAACGGTGTGCCGTGGCGCACGCCGACGCGCGGCACGTTCGTCGCCAAGTACGTGAAGTACTTTCGCGTCTGA
- a CDS encoding alpha/beta hydrolase — translation MMRRGRDVLFRVAAGLLAVGGFPSVGDAQAQTPARVLRIASTVLNETRAVHVQLPPNYAMARQRYPVVILLDGQVRAFFDLAVASTNYNLTGDAQRFAMPPQIVVGVEQGERSIDLARNADAFYRFLTTEVLPRVDREYRTMPFRTLIGHSLGARFALAMMCRTPTEFSAIIAISGALPDSSRDESTRCLSSPAAGGTATTSLRHLVISGGSLEPRTMASTDRLFTTLRDRLSAQSAPAWRIHRVDATGLEHTGAPLVGIPMGLRFVFDGEAWDLPPSIADSLRDRLGDPDALLAAGVAAVSARIGQPVAPTATWMATVVRTWLARRDARAALAAAERLVRDYPEQVDSHTLLADARELNGDLDGTRKAITAALDLSNRIAWHDERQKAAVQAFLRRSLAERAP, via the coding sequence ATGATGCGTCGCGGGCGTGATGTCCTGTTCCGCGTCGCCGCCGGTTTACTCGCCGTCGGCGGCTTCCCGTCCGTCGGCGATGCGCAGGCGCAGACGCCAGCGCGCGTGTTACGCATTGCCTCGACCGTGTTGAACGAAACACGCGCGGTGCATGTGCAGCTGCCGCCGAACTATGCAATGGCACGCCAACGCTATCCGGTGGTGATCCTGCTCGACGGACAGGTGCGCGCGTTTTTCGACCTGGCGGTGGCCAGCACGAATTACAACCTCACGGGAGATGCACAGCGATTCGCGATGCCGCCACAGATCGTGGTCGGCGTGGAGCAGGGCGAACGCAGCATCGATCTCGCCCGCAACGCTGACGCCTTTTATCGCTTTCTCACCACGGAGGTGCTACCGCGCGTCGACCGCGAGTATCGCACGATGCCGTTCCGCACACTGATCGGCCACTCGCTCGGCGCCCGCTTCGCCCTCGCCATGATGTGCCGTACGCCCACGGAGTTCTCGGCCATCATCGCCATCAGCGGGGCGCTTCCGGATTCGTCGCGCGACGAGTCGACCCGCTGCCTGTCGTCTCCGGCGGCCGGTGGAACCGCCACGACGTCACTGCGTCATCTCGTGATATCCGGCGGCTCGCTCGAGCCTCGCACCATGGCCAGCACCGATCGCCTGTTCACCACGCTGCGCGATCGGCTCAGCGCGCAATCCGCACCGGCGTGGCGCATTCATCGCGTCGATGCCACCGGACTCGAACACACGGGCGCGCCGCTGGTGGGCATCCCGATGGGGCTGCGCTTCGTGTTCGACGGCGAGGCTTGGGACCTCCCGCCGTCCATCGCCGACAGCCTGCGCGATCGACTGGGAGATCCCGACGCCCTGCTGGCTGCGGGAGTCGCTGCGGTCTCGGCGCGTATCGGTCAGCCAGTCGCGCCGACGGCCACGTGGATGGCAACGGTGGTGCGCACCTGGCTCGCCCGCCGAGACGCCCGCGCCGCACTGGCAGCGGCCGAACGGCTGGTGCGCGACTATCCCGAGCAGGTGGACAGCCACACGCTCTTGGCCGACGCACGGGAGTTGAACGGCGATCTCGATGGCACGCGCAAGGCCATCACCGCCGCCCTCGACCTGTCGAACCGCATCGCTTGGCACGACGAGCGACAGAAGGCGGCCGTGCAGGCGTTCCTCCGCCGGTCACTCGCCGAGCGCGCGCCGTAA
- a CDS encoding pentapeptide repeat-containing protein translates to MAKTDWEGQDISGQTHTGVKFTDLDCTEVVNRGAVFTDCTFQRATFNCSVHTDAAFVNCTFNGCSFFDARFTECKFVGSNFVRCTFDLLQITGGNWSHVGLSGADLTRAIVRGARLREADVSRVRAQDGSIRDADLSGADFDGADFTDCDLRGSDLSSLDPARVRLKGAIIDMQQALSLVQAMGLDVRAD, encoded by the coding sequence ATGGCGAAAACCGACTGGGAAGGACAGGACATCTCCGGGCAGACCCACACCGGCGTGAAGTTCACCGATCTCGACTGCACCGAAGTCGTGAATCGTGGCGCCGTGTTCACCGACTGCACCTTCCAACGCGCCACGTTCAACTGCTCGGTGCATACCGATGCCGCGTTCGTGAACTGCACGTTCAACGGCTGCTCGTTCTTCGACGCGCGCTTTACGGAGTGCAAGTTCGTGGGCAGCAACTTCGTGCGCTGTACGTTCGACTTGCTGCAGATCACCGGTGGCAACTGGTCGCATGTCGGACTCTCCGGTGCCGACCTCACGCGCGCGATCGTGCGCGGCGCGCGACTGCGCGAAGCCGACGTCTCGCGGGTTCGCGCTCAGGACGGTTCGATCCGCGACGCGGATCTGTCGGGGGCAGACTTCGACGGCGCCGATTTTACGGACTGCGACCTGCGTGGCAGCGACCTGAGTTCACTCGACCCGGCACGCGTGCGGCTCAAGGGGGCGATCATCGACATGCAGCAGGCGCTGTCACTCGTACAGGCCATGGGGCTCGACGTTCGGGCTGATTGA
- a CDS encoding selenium-binding protein SBP56-related protein: MLTSRRALTLAVAGVVSAIPLSAQRPAPARASSEYLYLWTASADSSGPDFLAVYDIRENPKAARYGALVTTVAVPGRGNGPHHTEHDMPADGRLFANGFRSGQSFVFDLRNPRAPRVETHFGDIAGLMHPHSFWRLPNGNLLSTFQMQHDSAGMAPGGLVELTPRAERVRSSSANRAPGSRSDRPYSAAILSDLDRVVVTTTDMDKADSTRNVQLWRLSDLSLQRTIELPLGPHFEGYRSAEPRVLADGKTVLVSTFNCGLFLLDGLLSTTPSARMVASFPRKAGTSCAVPVVAGQYYLITVPAWSAVVSLDVSDPSHPREVSRVTLGPDDVPHWIGIEPNHERVVITGYQAMKTRVLMATFNAKTGALALDERFRAAGSAEPGMRMENITWPHGGNGAGIPHGAVFSRSR; encoded by the coding sequence ATGCTGACTTCCCGCCGTGCGCTGACCCTCGCTGTTGCCGGCGTCGTGTCGGCGATCCCGCTGTCCGCCCAGCGTCCCGCTCCCGCCCGCGCCTCGAGCGAGTACCTGTATCTCTGGACGGCATCGGCCGACAGCAGTGGGCCGGATTTTCTCGCGGTGTACGACATTCGCGAAAACCCGAAGGCCGCGCGCTACGGGGCACTGGTCACGACGGTCGCGGTCCCCGGGCGCGGGAATGGTCCGCATCACACGGAGCACGATATGCCGGCCGACGGGCGCCTGTTCGCCAACGGCTTCCGGTCGGGCCAGTCGTTCGTGTTCGACCTGCGCAATCCCCGAGCCCCGCGGGTAGAAACGCACTTCGGGGACATTGCCGGGTTGATGCATCCGCACAGCTTCTGGCGTCTGCCGAATGGCAATCTGCTGTCGACGTTCCAGATGCAGCACGACTCGGCGGGTATGGCCCCTGGCGGCCTGGTCGAGCTGACGCCGCGCGCCGAGCGTGTTCGGTCATCATCGGCCAATCGCGCGCCGGGCAGTCGCAGCGATCGTCCCTATTCGGCGGCGATTCTCAGCGACCTCGATCGCGTGGTCGTCACCACGACCGACATGGATAAGGCTGACTCCACGCGCAATGTGCAGCTGTGGCGCTTGTCTGATCTGTCGCTGCAGCGCACCATCGAGCTGCCGCTCGGGCCGCACTTCGAGGGCTATCGCAGCGCCGAGCCGCGCGTATTGGCCGACGGCAAGACAGTGCTGGTGTCGACGTTCAACTGCGGGCTGTTTCTGTTGGACGGATTGTTGAGTACGACGCCGAGCGCGCGCATGGTGGCGTCGTTTCCGCGCAAAGCCGGCACGAGCTGCGCCGTGCCGGTGGTCGCGGGGCAGTACTATCTCATTACCGTACCCGCGTGGAGCGCGGTGGTCAGTCTCGATGTCTCCGATCCCTCGCATCCGCGCGAAGTGAGCCGTGTGACGCTGGGCCCGGATGATGTTCCGCACTGGATCGGTATCGAGCCGAACCACGAACGCGTGGTCATCACCGGGTATCAGGCCATGAAGACGCGCGTGCTGATGGCCACCTTCAATGCCAAGACCGGCGCGTTGGCGCTCGACGAGCGGTTCCGCGCGGCGGGAAGCGCCGAGCCCGGCATGCGCATGGAGAACATCACGTGGCCGCACGGTGGCAACGGCGCAGGCATTCCGCACGGCGCCGTGTTCAGCCGGTCCCGCTGA
- a CDS encoding YaiI/YqxD family protein translates to MPTLWLDADAAPRDVKEVCYRACDRLALETILVANQRLVLPVGYAKLSAVRVDGGADVADAYIASHAVAGDVVITADIPLAAILVPNRIYVIDPRGELYTEESIGERLSVRNFMEGLRGSGVETGGHGTYGAREKQQFANALDRVLAKALRA, encoded by the coding sequence ATGCCTACACTCTGGCTCGACGCCGATGCTGCCCCGCGCGACGTGAAGGAGGTCTGCTATCGCGCCTGCGACCGTCTCGCGCTCGAGACGATCCTGGTGGCGAACCAACGGCTGGTGCTGCCGGTCGGCTACGCCAAGCTGTCGGCGGTACGCGTGGATGGCGGCGCCGATGTGGCCGATGCCTATATCGCATCGCATGCCGTGGCCGGCGATGTCGTGATCACCGCCGACATACCGCTGGCGGCGATTCTGGTGCCGAATCGTATCTACGTGATCGACCCGCGCGGTGAGTTGTACACCGAGGAGAGCATCGGCGAGCGGCTCTCGGTGCGCAATTTCATGGAAGGGCTGCGCGGTTCGGGTGTGGAAACCGGCGGACACGGCACGTACGGCGCGCGGGAGAAGCAACAGTTCGCGAATGCGCTCGACCGCGTGCTGGCGAAGGCGTTGCGCGCCTGA
- a CDS encoding fasciclin domain-containing protein → MTTTTESATPTHVALHDIVDTAVAAGSFTTLVAAVTAAGLGETLKGTGPFTVFAPTDEAFAKLPAGTVENLLKPENKDTLVSILTYHVVPGKVLSKDIAGKAMHVKTVQGADVAVDATNGVTVGGATVVTADIEATNGVIHVIDAVIMPPTAA, encoded by the coding sequence ATGACGACCACGACTGAAAGCGCGACCCCGACCCACGTTGCGTTGCATGATATCGTCGACACGGCGGTCGCCGCGGGTAGTTTCACCACGCTCGTGGCTGCCGTAACGGCCGCCGGACTCGGCGAGACGCTCAAGGGTACGGGCCCGTTCACGGTGTTCGCCCCGACCGATGAGGCGTTTGCGAAGCTTCCCGCCGGCACGGTGGAGAATCTCCTGAAGCCGGAGAACAAGGACACGCTGGTGTCGATCCTCACGTATCATGTCGTGCCGGGCAAGGTCCTTTCGAAGGACATCGCGGGCAAGGCCATGCACGTGAAGACGGTGCAGGGTGCGGACGTCGCAGTCGACGCCACGAACGGCGTGACGGTTGGCGGCGCGACGGTGGTCACGGCTGACATCGAAGCGACGAACGGCGTGATCCACGTGATCGATGCGGTGATCATGCCGCCGACGGCCGCGTAA
- a CDS encoding AAA family ATPase, with amino-acid sequence MASTDRPLTLTTLGSASLRSSVEGAEGLGPGKPLALVAFLQGAPAQTASREQLIELLWSDADREKSRHTLRQTFWYIRRRLGVELFEHVGDTVRIAVPIASDRQAFLEALDADQLDTALQHYAGDFFPGFAAPGGVAFEQWADVERTRCRSLYVGAVTRVARELLSKGRARDAMLLARRAVELVDNHQGAWRLLLEGAMAINDGISLTVELERVERWLADHDVEPDAATVQLLKAARQGRGSAVQAVSGDDEPRTLSTELVGREVAFAELVAAFESAKRGVAGHVHIAAPAGLGKTRLLSGFAARLRSARARIVMVHASPGERALPYAFAAQIVRTLVTHRGAAAISPDAASALVALAPAASSYLSAQPDKSSGDESLRRRSLALIELVESVAQDSALALLIDDVHWVDAQSLQMLVSLAGRLDGGSLLLVTAARPNDRLSDQTTPIRRIVLEPLSIDDVGALLMSVGRLPQEPWSDRFVQALHAASRGSPLLVLETLQLMLERGTIALSGDQWVTPDPEQLVGSIGVGQAMQQRIAALPPSARDALLRLAVAGTAVSESTTGRLLAADGQESLPLLETRGFIARAGDAWQVAHDEIAAMAIALSSQPDRDRANQAHADLLEQDEHADTSILLRAAQHRSRANDPAALDRTFARVARRAHITGEHAAMRALAHEVLGPSAEPARVEELIARLPRSVRHRRRRWASFATLLLAVAALIFTVRPTTSMPTSDVVVTMLVRDDRGAAFASLPVMLAELTRSEPLDVVPTTAPFSTSVLDSNTVFDALASGDFIGSTLTAAIARNGTDLVQLSPPDRVRALTTAAHDQTGAIVSPDGQRVAYLTGEWHPAQRGEIMLMNTVGLPARRLTNTDAAERSLAWSRDGSRLAFVRSHASERPADLCWMTVSGQRESCRRLPSDYIPAAVLAWSGDEMVLVIARRRPQLSNVLMLVDFASSAVTPLDSSGSDYTADPRARVVSCSCLVSGYAEPVTAIFSPNTPTTKRVIFRDGRPLAPGSVPLRFWGRSQDYLDTLRITESGPMYVGQVVTLTVRGADAAGRRRAVPALLTWRSLDTAIATIDTTGTATMRRAGVARVLVDLGGWRADTVQLTVREPSHVVALRETWGSEWEQRWMRVGAPLPTVAGTPATLRVNGDEHLDSGLGSHATFVPTNGAGAEARVRLPVTIGQWQWLNIALDPIASDDVVRQWPAGNEQSALHSLGGERIQRSCRVRLPPEEGGQYIDLLALEVAGRAVPVSRTPRVADGEWHTLVLQLFSDGRCALAIDGILVARSKHAVQLDRPLRVWISGQSVGTTLEVGSVIAWTGVRSDIAWTPGKAARPAGTR; translated from the coding sequence ATGGCCTCGACTGACAGGCCTCTGACCCTGACGACGCTCGGCTCCGCCTCCCTCCGCAGCAGCGTCGAGGGAGCCGAGGGGCTCGGTCCGGGTAAGCCGCTGGCGCTGGTGGCCTTTCTTCAGGGTGCGCCGGCGCAAACTGCGTCGCGAGAGCAGCTCATCGAGTTGCTCTGGTCGGACGCCGATCGCGAAAAGAGCCGACACACCCTGCGCCAGACCTTCTGGTACATCCGCCGTCGCCTTGGCGTGGAACTCTTCGAGCATGTCGGCGACACCGTCCGGATCGCGGTCCCCATCGCGTCCGACCGACAGGCGTTTCTCGAGGCGCTCGACGCCGATCAGCTCGACACCGCTCTTCAGCACTATGCGGGCGACTTCTTTCCGGGCTTCGCGGCTCCCGGCGGCGTGGCCTTCGAACAGTGGGCGGATGTCGAGCGCACGCGTTGTCGTTCGCTGTATGTCGGCGCCGTCACGCGTGTCGCGCGCGAATTGCTGTCGAAAGGGCGGGCCCGTGACGCCATGCTGCTCGCTCGGCGCGCGGTCGAACTCGTCGACAATCATCAGGGTGCCTGGCGACTCCTCCTGGAAGGCGCCATGGCGATCAACGACGGCATCAGCCTGACCGTCGAACTGGAGCGGGTGGAGCGCTGGCTCGCCGATCACGACGTCGAACCGGACGCCGCCACGGTGCAGCTTCTCAAGGCAGCACGACAGGGGCGGGGCAGCGCCGTGCAGGCGGTATCGGGAGATGATGAACCGAGAACGCTGTCGACCGAACTGGTCGGACGCGAAGTCGCCTTCGCCGAGCTGGTCGCCGCCTTCGAATCGGCAAAGCGCGGCGTGGCGGGACACGTCCACATTGCCGCACCGGCAGGACTGGGCAAGACGCGGCTGCTGTCCGGCTTCGCCGCACGACTGCGTTCAGCCCGCGCCAGAATCGTGATGGTACACGCGTCGCCAGGCGAACGGGCGCTTCCCTACGCCTTCGCGGCGCAGATCGTGAGGACGCTGGTGACGCATCGTGGTGCGGCAGCGATCTCGCCGGACGCGGCGAGCGCGTTGGTGGCCTTGGCACCTGCCGCGTCGAGCTATCTCAGTGCACAACCCGACAAGAGCAGCGGCGACGAATCACTGCGCCGCCGATCGCTCGCCCTCATCGAACTCGTGGAGTCGGTTGCCCAGGACAGTGCACTCGCGCTGCTCATCGATGACGTGCACTGGGTCGATGCGCAATCGCTGCAGATGCTGGTCTCGCTCGCCGGGCGACTCGACGGCGGCTCGCTGTTACTGGTCACAGCGGCCCGACCGAATGATCGACTCAGCGACCAGACCACGCCTATACGACGCATCGTTCTCGAACCGCTGAGCATCGATGATGTCGGTGCGCTGCTCATGAGTGTCGGCCGCTTGCCGCAGGAGCCGTGGAGCGACCGCTTTGTCCAGGCGTTACATGCTGCGTCGCGAGGTTCACCACTGCTGGTGCTCGAGACGCTGCAATTGATGCTCGAGCGCGGCACGATCGCGCTGAGCGGCGACCAGTGGGTTACGCCGGATCCAGAGCAGCTGGTCGGATCCATCGGCGTCGGTCAGGCGATGCAGCAGCGTATTGCCGCGCTGCCCCCCTCGGCTCGCGACGCGCTGCTACGACTCGCGGTCGCCGGCACGGCGGTGAGCGAATCGACGACGGGACGCCTGTTGGCCGCCGACGGGCAAGAGTCCCTGCCCTTGCTCGAGACCCGTGGCTTTATCGCGCGCGCGGGCGATGCGTGGCAGGTCGCACACGATGAGATCGCGGCGATGGCCATCGCGCTGTCGAGTCAACCCGACCGCGACCGGGCCAATCAAGCCCACGCCGATCTGCTCGAACAGGACGAACACGCCGATACGTCGATCCTGTTGCGTGCCGCGCAGCATCGATCGCGCGCCAACGATCCGGCGGCACTCGACCGCACCTTCGCCCGCGTCGCGCGTCGTGCCCACATCACGGGGGAGCACGCCGCCATGCGCGCATTGGCGCACGAGGTGCTCGGGCCTTCGGCCGAGCCGGCGCGTGTGGAGGAACTCATCGCCCGACTGCCGCGAAGTGTCCGCCATCGGCGTCGGCGCTGGGCGTCGTTCGCCACGCTGCTCCTGGCGGTGGCGGCGCTGATCTTCACGGTACGACCCACGACGTCGATGCCCACGTCTGATGTCGTCGTGACGATGCTGGTGCGTGACGACCGCGGCGCGGCGTTTGCCTCGCTCCCCGTGATGCTGGCGGAGCTGACGCGCAGCGAGCCACTCGATGTCGTGCCCACGACTGCCCCGTTCTCGACATCGGTGCTCGACTCCAACACGGTATTCGATGCACTCGCCTCCGGTGACTTCATCGGTTCGACGCTCACCGCCGCCATCGCGCGCAACGGCACGGATCTCGTGCAACTGTCGCCACCGGATAGAGTGCGGGCGCTCACCACCGCCGCGCACGACCAGACTGGCGCCATCGTGTCACCCGATGGCCAGCGCGTGGCGTACCTGACCGGCGAATGGCATCCGGCACAGCGCGGCGAGATCATGCTGATGAACACCGTCGGCCTACCCGCGCGACGCTTGACGAATACGGATGCCGCCGAGCGCTCACTGGCGTGGAGCCGAGACGGTTCGCGGCTCGCGTTCGTGCGCAGCCATGCATCGGAGCGACCAGCCGATCTGTGCTGGATGACGGTGAGCGGTCAACGCGAATCCTGCCGGCGGCTGCCGTCGGACTATATCCCGGCGGCCGTGTTGGCATGGAGCGGCGACGAGATGGTGCTCGTCATTGCACGGCGGCGCCCGCAGCTCTCCAACGTGCTGATGCTCGTGGACTTTGCGTCGAGCGCGGTCACGCCGCTCGATTCGTCGGGGAGCGACTACACCGCCGATCCTCGCGCGCGCGTCGTGAGCTGTTCGTGCCTGGTATCCGGATATGCCGAACCGGTCACGGCAATCTTCTCGCCGAACACGCCAACGACGAAGCGCGTGATCTTTCGCGACGGGCGGCCACTGGCACCGGGCAGTGTTCCGCTGCGCTTTTGGGGGCGCTCGCAGGACTACCTCGATACGCTACGCATCACCGAATCCGGCCCGATGTACGTCGGGCAGGTCGTTACCCTCACCGTACGCGGGGCTGATGCGGCCGGCCGTCGTCGTGCGGTGCCGGCGCTGCTCACCTGGCGTTCACTCGATACGGCGATCGCTACCATCGATACGACCGGAACCGCGACGATGCGGCGCGCCGGCGTCGCACGCGTGCTCGTGGATCTCGGCGGATGGCGCGCCGACACCGTGCAGCTCACGGTCCGCGAGCCTTCACACGTCGTGGCGCTACGCGAGACGTGGGGGTCGGAATGGGAACAACGCTGGATGAGAGTCGGCGCGCCCTTGCCGACGGTGGCGGGCACACCGGCGACGCTCCGCGTGAATGGCGACGAGCATCTCGACAGCGGTCTGGGGAGCCATGCCACTTTCGTCCCGACGAATGGCGCCGGGGCGGAGGCGCGCGTGCGACTGCCCGTGACGATCGGCCAGTGGCAGTGGCTGAACATTGCGCTCGACCCCATCGCGAGTGACGATGTGGTTCGGCAATGGCCGGCAGGAAACGAGCAATCGGCTCTGCACTCGCTCGGCGGAGAGCGCATTCAGCGATCCTGCCGCGTCCGTCTTCCTCCCGAAGAAGGCGGACAGTACATCGACCTGCTGGCCCTCGAGGTGGCCGGACGTGCCGTACCGGTCTCCCGCACGCCGCGCGTGGCCGATGGTGAATGGCACACGTTGGTCCTGCAACTGTTCTCGGATGGTCGCTGCGCGCTCGCGATCGACGGGATACTGGTCGCCCGATCGAAGCACGCGGTACAACTCGACCGGCCACTGCGGGTGTGGATCTCCGGTCAGTCGGTGGGGACCACGCTGGAGGTCGGGAGCGTCATCGCGTGGACCGGCGTACGGTCCGACATTGCGTGGACCCCGGGCAAGGCAGCACGCCCGGCGGGCACGCGATAA
- a CDS encoding PQQ-binding-like beta-propeller repeat protein has protein sequence MARSRISNVIYVGVGSHVVAIQASSGEELWRTKLKNSSFVTVSLEGDALYAGAGGEVFCLEPTSGQILWHNKLKGLGLGIVAFTGSSVSAAQAAAMAAQAAATTAATV, from the coding sequence ATGGCACGCTCGCGCATTTCGAACGTGATCTACGTCGGCGTCGGCTCGCACGTGGTGGCGATTCAGGCGTCGTCTGGCGAGGAGTTGTGGCGCACCAAGCTCAAGAACTCGAGCTTCGTCACCGTCTCTCTGGAAGGTGACGCGCTGTACGCCGGCGCCGGTGGGGAGGTGTTCTGCCTCGAACCGACCTCTGGACAGATCCTGTGGCACAACAAGCTCAAGGGGCTCGGCTTGGGCATCGTTGCGTTCACGGGCTCGAGCGTGAGCGCTGCGCAGGCTGCGGCGATGGCTGCGCAGGCAGCGGCGACCACGGCCGCCACGGTGTAG
- a CDS encoding putative signal transducing protein, producing the protein MTNAWHVLVTYASGFEADLAIARLESAEIPAMRDSNDTVGIFGPGFQGATARGVSVLVPEAFVDEARAVLDDVEATDAVEDESSEG; encoded by the coding sequence ATGACGAATGCCTGGCACGTGCTTGTCACCTACGCCTCGGGTTTCGAGGCCGACCTGGCGATCGCCCGCCTCGAATCGGCAGAGATTCCCGCGATGCGCGACAGCAATGACACGGTGGGAATCTTCGGGCCCGGCTTTCAGGGAGCCACGGCACGCGGCGTATCGGTGCTGGTGCCGGAGGCGTTCGTCGACGAGGCGCGCGCCGTGCTCGACGATGTCGAGGCGACCGATGCGGTCGAGGATGAGTCCTCCGAGGGTTAG